From the genome of Candidatus Eisenbacteria bacterium, one region includes:
- the larC gene encoding nickel pincer cofactor biosynthesis protein LarC, producing MTIVYFDCVAGASGDMILGSLVALGAPLDEIDHALRALPLDGFTLAESRVERHGFEAFQLRVEARETKSHRHFTEIRRLLEGAKLPERVLRRALGTFEILGHAEAAAHRVPLEKVHFHEVGAVDAIVDIVGTAWALEILGVDRCHASVIPQGRGFVRAAHGVLPVPAPATVRILEGVPVRMTEIEAELTTPTGAALLKALCDTIGDPVGIRPRRTAVATGTRDLAERPNVLRAVLGEPLAGEGAGAVEVLETTIDDMNPQLYGHLTEALFESGAAEVFLTPVQMKKGRPGVLVTALCDPRRSPAVIERLFGESSTIGVRVRREGRVELRRSIDEVETPLGRLRVKTVTLPSGEDRRVPEYDDLRRIALATGRPLIEVMEEVRAHLIEGARSPL from the coding sequence GTGACGATCGTCTACTTCGACTGCGTGGCGGGCGCCTCGGGGGACATGATCCTCGGGTCCCTGGTCGCGCTGGGCGCGCCGCTCGACGAGATCGACCATGCGCTCCGCGCGCTGCCGCTCGACGGCTTCACGCTCGCGGAGTCGCGCGTGGAGCGCCACGGCTTCGAGGCGTTCCAGCTGCGCGTCGAGGCGCGAGAGACGAAGTCCCACCGGCATTTCACCGAGATCCGGAGGCTCCTCGAGGGAGCGAAGCTCCCCGAGCGCGTCCTCCGGCGCGCGCTCGGCACGTTCGAGATCCTGGGCCATGCGGAAGCCGCGGCGCACCGGGTCCCGCTCGAGAAGGTCCACTTCCACGAGGTCGGCGCGGTGGACGCGATCGTCGACATCGTGGGGACCGCGTGGGCGCTCGAGATCCTGGGCGTGGACCGCTGCCACGCGTCCGTGATCCCGCAGGGGCGCGGCTTCGTGCGCGCCGCGCACGGGGTCCTGCCCGTGCCGGCTCCGGCCACGGTGCGAATTCTCGAGGGCGTTCCGGTCCGGATGACCGAGATCGAGGCGGAGCTCACGACACCGACGGGCGCCGCTCTCCTGAAGGCGCTCTGCGACACGATCGGCGATCCGGTCGGAATCCGGCCGCGCCGGACCGCCGTGGCGACCGGCACGCGCGACCTCGCCGAGCGCCCGAACGTGCTGCGCGCGGTCCTGGGCGAGCCCCTGGCCGGAGAGGGCGCGGGCGCGGTCGAGGTGCTCGAGACCACGATCGACGACATGAATCCGCAGCTCTACGGGCATCTCACCGAGGCGTTGTTCGAGAGCGGCGCGGCGGAAGTCTTCCTCACGCCCGTGCAGATGAAGAAGGGGCGCCCCGGCGTGCTCGTCACCGCGCTCTGCGATCCGCGCCGCTCGCCCGCCGTGATCGAGCGGCTCTTCGGCGAGTCGTCCACGATCGGCGTGCGCGTGCGCCGCGAGGGACGGGTCGAGCTTCGCCGCTCGATCGACGAGGTGGAGACGCCGCTCGGGAGGCTGCGCGTGAAGACGGTGACGCTCCCCTCGGGCGAGGATCGCCGCGTGCCCGAGTACGACGACCTCCGGCGGATCGCGCTCGCGACCGGGCGCCCGCTCATCGAGGTCATGGAAGAGGTCCGAGCCCACCTGATCGAGGGCGCCCGGTCTCCCCTGTGA
- a CDS encoding 1-(5-phosphoribosyl)-5-amino-4-imidazole-carboxylate carboxylase, translating into GGLAALLAMLNSCAAGVTVVNIDNGFGAGYAAGVIARQSRSGRRA; encoded by the coding sequence GGGGGCCTGGCGGCCCTCCTCGCGATGCTCAACTCGTGCGCGGCGGGAGTCACCGTCGTGAACATCGACAACGGATTCGGCGCGGGATACGCGGCGGGAGTGATCGCGCGGCAGTCCCGCTCAGGGAGACGGGCGTGA